A genomic window from Hippocampus zosterae strain Florida chromosome 13, ASM2543408v3, whole genome shotgun sequence includes:
- the LOC127613619 gene encoding neuromedin-K receptor-like isoform X2, protein MSSSSDPNGPPANQFVQPAWRVALWALAYCAVLGVALLGNAVVIWIILAHKRMRTVTNCFLLNLAVCDASTAAFNTLVNFIYAAHGEWYFGALYCTFHNLFPVTAVFASIYTMTAIALDRYMAIIHPLKPRLSAKATLAVIVTIWSLAVVLAFPLGYFSTIRALPRRTLCYVAWPRMADDPFMYHIIVTVLVYVVPLVVMAITYSIIGVTLWGGEIPGDTSDNYHGQLRAKRKIVKMMMVVVVTFALCWLPYHVYFMVTGLNKGLSKWKSIQQIYLAVLWLAMSSTMYNPIIYCCLNSRFRAGFKRVFRWCPFIRVTSYDELELQNRRRRPGRQSSICTQSHVDTSILSKDKSVCSHGNTRRSKSKT, encoded by the exons ATGTCCTCCAGCTCCGATCCGAACGGCCCCCCGGCTAACCAGTTCGTGCAGCCGGCGTGGCGAGTGGCTCTGTGGGCCCTGGCTTACTGCGCCGTCCTCGGCGTGGCCCTGCTGGGCAACGCGGTGGTCATCTGGATCATCTTGGCCCACAAGCGGATGAGGACCGTCACCAACTGTTTCCTGCTCAATTTGGCGGTGTGCGACGCGTCCACGGCCGCGTTCAACACGCTTGTGAACTTTATCTACGCAGCCCACGGAGAGTGGTACTTCGGGGCGCTCTACTGCACGTTCCACAACTTGTTCCCGGTCACGGCGGTGTTCGCCAGCATTTACACCATGACCGCCATTGCTCTTGACAG GTACATGGCCATCATCCATCCTCTAAAGCCTCGCCTGTCCGCCAAAGCCACTCTGGCTGTGATCGTGACCATCTGGAGTCTGGCCGTCGTCCTGGCCTTCCCCCTCGGGTACTTTTCCACAATTCGAGCCTTGCCCCGCAGGACGCTCTGCTACGTAGCCTGGCCCCGCATGGCAGACGATCCCTTCAT GTATCACATCATCGTGACTGTCCTGGTCTATGTGGTGCCCTTAGTGGTGATGGCCATCACTTACTCCATCATCGGTGTAACCCTTTGGGGAGGTGAAATCCCAGGAGACACATCGGATAACTATCATGGACAGCTGCGGGCAAAAAGGAAG ATCGTGAAGATGATGATGGTTGTGGTGGTGACCTTCGCCCTCTGCTGGCTGCCTTATCACGTCTACTTCATGGTGACGGGCCTCAACAAAGGTCTGAGTAAGTGGAAGTCCATCCAGCAGATCTACTTGGCAGTGCTGTGGCTGGCCATGAGCTCCACCATGTACAACCCTATCATCTACTGCTGCCTCAATAGCAG GTTTCGAGCCGGCTTCAAGCGTGTTTTCCGCTGGTGTCCATTCATCCGGGTGACCAGCTACGACGAGCTGGAGCTCCAGAACAGACGGCGCCGCCCGGGCCGCCAGAGCAGCATATGCACTCAGTCACACGTGGACACCAGCATCCTGAGCAAGGACAAGAGTGTGTGCTCGCATGGGAATACACGTAGGTCCAAGTCCAAAACGTAG
- the LOC127613619 gene encoding neuromedin-K receptor-like isoform X1, with translation MSSSSDPNGPPANQFVQPAWRVALWALAYCAVLGVALLGNAVVIWIILAHKRMRTVTNCFLLNLAVCDASTAAFNTLVNFIYAAHGEWYFGALYCTFHNLFPVTAVFASIYTMTAIALDRYMAIIHPLKPRLSAKATLAVIVTIWSLAVVLAFPLGYFSTIRALPRRTLCYVAWPRMADDPFMYHIIVTVLVYVVPLVVMAITYSIIGVTLWGGEIPGDTSDNYHGQLRAKRKIVKMMMVVVVTFALCWLPYHVYFMVTGLNKGLSKWKSIQQIYLAVLWLAMSSTMYNPIIYCCLNSRNGLGCGSWIRFRAGFKRVFRWCPFIRVTSYDELELQNRRRRPGRQSSICTQSHVDTSILSKDKSVCSHGNTRRSKSKT, from the exons ATGTCCTCCAGCTCCGATCCGAACGGCCCCCCGGCTAACCAGTTCGTGCAGCCGGCGTGGCGAGTGGCTCTGTGGGCCCTGGCTTACTGCGCCGTCCTCGGCGTGGCCCTGCTGGGCAACGCGGTGGTCATCTGGATCATCTTGGCCCACAAGCGGATGAGGACCGTCACCAACTGTTTCCTGCTCAATTTGGCGGTGTGCGACGCGTCCACGGCCGCGTTCAACACGCTTGTGAACTTTATCTACGCAGCCCACGGAGAGTGGTACTTCGGGGCGCTCTACTGCACGTTCCACAACTTGTTCCCGGTCACGGCGGTGTTCGCCAGCATTTACACCATGACCGCCATTGCTCTTGACAG GTACATGGCCATCATCCATCCTCTAAAGCCTCGCCTGTCCGCCAAAGCCACTCTGGCTGTGATCGTGACCATCTGGAGTCTGGCCGTCGTCCTGGCCTTCCCCCTCGGGTACTTTTCCACAATTCGAGCCTTGCCCCGCAGGACGCTCTGCTACGTAGCCTGGCCCCGCATGGCAGACGATCCCTTCAT GTATCACATCATCGTGACTGTCCTGGTCTATGTGGTGCCCTTAGTGGTGATGGCCATCACTTACTCCATCATCGGTGTAACCCTTTGGGGAGGTGAAATCCCAGGAGACACATCGGATAACTATCATGGACAGCTGCGGGCAAAAAGGAAG ATCGTGAAGATGATGATGGTTGTGGTGGTGACCTTCGCCCTCTGCTGGCTGCCTTATCACGTCTACTTCATGGTGACGGGCCTCAACAAAGGTCTGAGTAAGTGGAAGTCCATCCAGCAGATCTACTTGGCAGTGCTGTGGCTGGCCATGAGCTCCACCATGTACAACCCTATCATCTACTGCTGCCTCAATAGCAG AAATGGATTGGGGTGTGGATCTTGGATCAGGTTTCGAGCCGGCTTCAAGCGTGTTTTCCGCTGGTGTCCATTCATCCGGGTGACCAGCTACGACGAGCTGGAGCTCCAGAACAGACGGCGCCGCCCGGGCCGCCAGAGCAGCATATGCACTCAGTCACACGTGGACACCAGCATCCTGAGCAAGGACAAGAGTGTGTGCTCGCATGGGAATACACGTAGGTCCAAGTCCAAAACGTAG
- the primpol gene encoding DNA-directed primase/polymerase protein: protein MKKWGERLKKVEQLAENFHHNPVIPRYKPRLWPCQPSSVWKLFYRQNVAIGFAQSCKEPVHVFALEKENAPWGQRIFLVTSYSELWHYYRTYTQSLMHCYEVIPEGAVCKLYFDLEFHKPSNREADGKKMVAMLIQYVCQKLKDVYGVECCATSILSLDSSTEDKFSRHLIFNLPNAAFKDNIHAGAFIHAILQPVLDGSNEEGSRTQNQETDLSFLHVKNKDGRPALFVDLGVYTKNRNFRLYKSSKVGKNAAFSLADDNKFISKLSKSVSPEESVFLASLVCNVSFTGQRILTWEGADARACRTTGVQRQMGLPSDSGLLSGCLASPHREVDDFVLTVVRRDAVQGSIRRWNYFAAQQLLVYDIAKYRWCDNVGRFHKSNNIMIVVDLKEEVWYQKCHDPECRNFRSSSYPLPQEMCISYIMMQDEEDQAFVMDEEGNIEPSQEPKEAGRDHESTVVWGGDAEDDQEFSDCLDDFEMSSSEISDELLLSCV, encoded by the exons ATGAAGAAGTGGGGCGAGCGTCTAAAGAAGGTGGAGCAGTTGGCCGAGAACTTCCATCACAATCCCGTGATCCCGCGCTACAAGCCACGGCTTTGGCCCTGCCAGCCTTCCTCTGTCTGGAAACTGTTCTATCGGCAAAATGTTGCTATTGGCTTTGCTCAGAGTTGCAAGGAG CCTGTACATGTCTTTGCATTGGAAAAAGAGAATGCGCCCTGGGGTCAAAGGATATTCCTGGTGACCAGTTACAGTGAACTGTGGCACTATTACAG GACATACACTCAGTCCTTGATGCACTGCTACGAGGTGATACCAGAGGGCGCTGTTTGCAAACTCTACTTCGACTTGGAGTTCCACAAGCCCTCAAACAGAGAGGCCGATGGCAAAAAGATGGTGGCCATGTTGATCCAG TATGTTTGTCAAAAGCTGAAGGACGTTTATGGTGTCGAATGCTGTGCAACAAGCATCCTCAGTCTAGACTCCAGCACAGAGGACAAGTTCAGTCGTCACCTCATCTTCAATCTTCCAAATGCGGCTTTCAAAGACAACATTCACGCCG GTGCTTTCATTCATGCCATTCTTCAACCTGTCCTGGACGGTAGCAATGAAGAAGG CAGCCGAACGCAGAACCAAGAGACTGACCTCAGTTTCCTTCACGTGAAAAACAAGGACGGACGCCCTGCTCTGTTTGTCGATCTCG GAGTTTACACCAAGAACAGAAATTTCCGTCTTTACAAGTCATCCAAGGTCGGGAAGAATGCTGCCTTCTCCTTAGCCGACGACAATAAATTCATCTCCAAACTCAGCAAGAGTGTGTCTCCGGAGGAAAGTGTGTTCTTGGCGTCTTTAGTGTGTAACGTGAG CTTCACAGGCCAGAGAATTCTAACGTGGGAAGGCGCAGACGCTCGGGCGTGTCGAACCACCGGGGTTCAGCGCCAAATGGGTTTACCGTCTGATTCAG GCTTGCTTTCGGGCTGCCTCGCGTCTCCTCACCGAGAAGTGGACGACTTTGTTTTGACGGTGGTTAGGAGGGATGCCGTACAAGGAA GCATCAGGCGCTGGAACTACTTTGCTGCCCAACAGCTGCTGGTCTACGACATCGCCAAGTACCGCTGGTGTGACAACGTGGGccgctttcacaaaagcaacaaCATCAT GATCGTGGTGGATCTCAAAGAGGAAGTGTGGTACCAGAAATGTCACGATCCTGAATGCAGGAACTTCAGATCCTCAA GTTACCCATTGCCGCAGGAGATGTGCATCAGTTACATCATGATGCAG GATGAAGAGGACCAGGCCTTCGTGATGGACGAGGAAGGCAACATTGAACCCAGCCAAGAACCAAAGGAGGCGGGTCGGGATCACGAATCTACAGTCGTGTGGGGAGGAGACGCCGAAGATGACCAAGAATTCTCAGACTGCCTCGACGACTTTGAGATGAGCAGCAGCGAAATCTCCGACGAGCTGCTGCTCAGCTGCGTGTAA
- the si:ch211-145b13.6 gene encoding T-cell ecto-ADP-ribosyltransferase 2, translating into MRDVKREFLVAFTLLYCTVSAVKRLDMAPNAVDTLYEGCREDTMEKLIRSDVLQQELSQDINFQLAWSEKCSTLLPGGVKEHTAALLAFANGGQAFKKAFNDAVETMGVNVSTYEDHFHYKSLHFLLTDAMSLVKPMTCKNVYRISEMDYDVEKGARVRFGRFITVQSDVSMKEDVEDGVYFNITTCFFVTLEGFCGLTEDLAILSPAEEFTVEDVKQGGNGDYTEIILKHSNLKATHDCYISRAPADSAPLWLVMALVSFFLFETLPR; encoded by the exons ATGAGAGATGTGAAGAGAGAGTTCCTGGTGGCCTTTACGTTGCTCTACTGCACG GTGAGTGCAGTTAAACGACTGGACATGGCCCCGAACGCTGTGGACACCTTGTACGAGGGCTGCCGCGAAGACACCATGGAGAAATTAATCCGCTCTGATGTGCTGCAACAAGAGCTGAGCCAAGACATTAACTTCCAGCTAGCGTGGAGCGAAAAGTGTTCCACGCTACTACCGGGAGGCGTGAAGGAACACACCGCCGCCCTCTTGGCCTTTGCTAacggcggccaagcgttcaagAAAGCCTTCAACGACGCGGTGGAGACCATGGGCGTCAACGTCAGCACCTACGAGGATCATTTCCACTATAAGTCCTTGCACTTCCTGCTCACGGACGCCATGAGCCTCGTGAAGCCGATGACGTGTAAGAATGTTTATCGGATTTCTGAAATGGATTACGATGTGGAAAAGGGCGCTCGAGTGAGATTCGGACGATTCATTACGGTCCAGTCGGATGTCTCCATGAAGGAAGATGTGGAGGATGGTGTCTATTTCAACATCACCACGTGCTTTTTTGTCACCCTGGAGGGTTTTTgcggcctcacggaggacctcgCCATCTTGTCCCCCGCCGAGGAGTTCACAGTGGAGGACGTCAAGCAAGGAGGCAATGGCGACTACACTGAGATCATTCTGAAACACTCCAACCTGAAGGCCACTCACGACTGCTACATATCACG GGCCCCAGCAGACAGCGCACCCCTGTGGCTGGTGATGGCGCTTGTGTCCTTTTTCCTATTTGAGACGCTCCCCCGTTAG